A region of the Streptococcus suis genome:
TCTTTTAATTGCTTTAACATCTTGACCTCCAATTAGAAAGCGTTGTCATTTATAGCTATAGTATACAATTCGTCAGATGATTTGTCAATAAAAAAGCAAAAAATACCCAGAAGAATTCTTCCAGGCTGTCTATTTCATATTTCTATTTATGATCGTTGAGACCATGCAAGGTCATATCTTTATCGAACCATTCGCTTAAAACAACCTGTCTTACTGATATAATATGTGCTAACATGCTATCATATGCTGCAACAGGGTGACGTTGTTTGATAGCCATTAAGATATTCCTATGGGCCTGTAAACTATCCGATTTCATCTGACGATTTGAATAATTTTCATTGATCAGATGAATAGATTGATTAATGACAGGCATGAGACTAGTCATAGCCAGATTCCCACTCATCTCAGCTAACATACAGTGGAATTGTACATCCAATTCCAGATGCTTCGAATCTCCAGCAGCTACCGCCTCTTCAATAGCTACGACAATATCTTCCAACCTTGCAATATCTTCATCCGAGGCAAACTGTGCAACACGCTCCGCAATTCTCGGTTCAAGCAAATACCGCACTTCAAACAAATCTGTCGTCAACTTCACACGGTCTCTGACCAAAGAAAAACCTAGGGGATCCTCTGATACTCCTTTTTTAGAGCTGATATAGGTTCCCGACCCTTGGCGTACCTCCAGAATATTTCGAGTAGCCAAACTCCGAACAGCTTCACGAACAGTCGAACGTCCAACTTCTAAATCTTGGGCCAATTCATACTCATTTGGAAGCTTATCACCAACTTCATATCCTCTTTCCAAAATCAATTCCAATAAGCGTTCTGATGCTTTTTCTACCAAGGGTTTCGCCATGTGCTTGGTCCTCCATTACAACTTTCTATTTGCTACTATTATAGCTCATTTCCTCTTATAATGGTAGTTTGGAATGGCAGTCCAACGTTTCTTGATTTCTCTTACAATTTGCTTGGGTTGTCGATTTCTTGAGAATAATCCTTTGTGATTTCCTTGAATGCGAATGATACCAACTGTAGTTTCAAAATCAGCAAAATTCCAAACCTGTTCACCAACTAAATTCGGAATAGTGTCAAAGACTCGATGGTTCATATCGTAGTAGTCCACCTGAAATTCCTCTGTATAAGGAATATCCCACATCGAATGCAAACCTAGAAGAGTATCTGCACCATATTCTGTAATCAAAATCGGCTTGTTTGGATATAGCTCTTGCCAAGTCTCTAATTCCTTACGAAGTCCCTTTTCTGCCATCTTCAAGTCACCATGAGCAACATACCAGCCATAATATCGATTGAGACAGACAACATCGACCAAATCCATAACCTCATCCTTATCAGGCGTTGCCATCATGATATTGACCAAGGTCACAGGACGCTTAGAAGGATCTCTGTCCCTCATGCGCTGAATCAAAGGTTCAAAGTAAGCACGCGCGCCTTTTTCATGCCCTGCTGGCTCATTGGCGACAACCCACATCACTACAGATGGGTGATTTTTGTCACGTGCTATCAATTCATCAATCACCAATTCATGAGCCTCCTCGGTTTGCATAACTTCCCAGGTGCTTTTTACCTCTTCAGAATCCCCTGTCAAATTCAAGGCTGCATTGAAAAGCTGGAACAGGCCAACTGCTGGCACTTCATCAAGGATGACAATTCCCAAACGATCTGCCAGTCGCATCATTTCCTCAGAATAGGGATAATGGGATGTCCTAAAGGAATTTGCTCCAATATCTTTAAGCAAATTCAAATCCATCAGATTGGCTGCTTCATTGAAACCACGCCCATTGATGAAGGTATCTTCATGTTTACCAAATCCCTTGAAATAGAAAGGTTTTCCATTGATGAAAAACTGCCCATTTTCAACCGCAACACTACGAATGCCGAATTGTTCTGAGTAGGTATCTAGTAAGTTTTCTCCGTCAAATAATTCAACTTTTGCAGTATAGAGATAGGCATCCAAGACCTCCCAAAGGCGTGGATGTTCAATGACCATTTGTCCATTGTCGAGAAGACCCACTTCCTGTCCCTCTTGATCTAAAATAGACATACGGATGGAATCATATTGCCCAACTGTCTTCACATCAACATTCACTACCGCCTGAGTCAAATCTTGATTTAGTTCCGTCCGAATAACAATATCTTCAATCCTATTTTTGGGACGTTTATAGAGATGAACCGTCCGCTGGATACCAGCATAGTTGAAAAAGTCAAAGTTTTCCTTGACGGTCTTCACAATTTGGCCATTCTCATCCACTTCTTCACTATAATTCCCTACAGGGAGGGTTGTGTAATTCAACTCATTATTGGCACAGACTGTCAAACGGAATTGCTCAGCGTCGTATAAGTTTGATGGAATCAAGCATTCAAAAGGCGTGAAACCACCCTTGTGCTCCCCGATTAAATGACCATCTGCATAGACTTTGGCCTGATGTGTCACCGAACCAAAGCGCACAATCAACTCCTCATCATCAGCTACTACTGGAAGAGCTACCATCAGTTCATACCAATTATCTCCGACAAAACGACGTTTGTCCTTATCAACAACAAGATCATTAAATGAACTTGGTACAACCATTACTTCATCTGTATCTAACAGAGTATGAACATCATTGTTCCCTTGCTTAAATTTCCATATTCCATTTAAAGAATAAACTGAACGTGTTTTTGTTTGAATTGGATATAACATATTTCTTCCTTCTTTCTATCGTTTTATTTCACGTGACCCTTTTTTCAATAACAAATCAATATCTGATTGACTGATTATATTGACATCCCCTTCAATGGTATGTTTGAATTGAAAACTAGCCATCCCCAAATCTACTATTTCCTGTGGCATTTTTTCCTGCAAATAACCCAAAATAATTCCTGCTGTAAAGGCATCTCCTGTCCCAACTCGGTCCAAAACTTGAATGGATTCTTTTTCCGTTTCATATAGAATACCATCTTGATACAAGTATGCCTTCAATAAATATTCATTATTGTAGGTCATTTCCCTCTGGGTAAAAGCAAGACTTTGCAAAGAATAAGTCTCCGCCAGACCTTTAACCACCGTCAACAAGACTTCTTTATTTTCATAAGGGCGCTTCAGACCCAATTCATCCTTCACATCTTTTCCAGATTCATTGAAGAGTTGAATAGGCTCTAGACCAAAGCAAATATCTGCTAAACCTACAAAAGGAGATAATTTCTCCCTTGCTTCTTCAAAAGAAGACCACAAACTTTCGCGATAATTCAAGTCAAAGGAAACCTTTACACCCTGCTCCTTTGCCATCTCCATTAAGCGAAAGGCCAGTCGATAAATATCTGGATTCAAAGCGACCGTTATACCACTGACATGAAACCAATCGACACCGTCAAACATGCCTTCCAAATCATAATCTTCTTCCTTGGATAAGCTAAAGGCAGAATAATCACGGTCGTAGGTCACCTGACTAGGCCTGAGCGAAAAACCTTTTTGGTAGTAATAAAGTCCAAGCCTTCCTTTTTTTCGAATCAGATGCTTCTGTCCAATCTGCCGTGCAAAAAGAAAGTGTTCTGCCATCTTTCCCACTTCATTTTCAGGAAGTGCCGTCACCAACTCAACTGAATGCCCCAGCTGTGCTAAACTGGCCAAGACATTCAACTCTGAGCCACCAAATTGACAATCTAAACTGGTAGCCTGTGTTAAGGTCTGATATTGAGGAGGAGATAGCCGCAATAAAACTTCTCCAAACGCTAATATTTTTTTCATACCGCCTCCTAGATGAAAGACCCAGCTGGAATCCTCCAACTAGGTCAGTTTTTCGATATTAGTTACTCATCGTACTGGTCAACCTTATATTGAGTTACATCTACATAATCCATATCAGATAATGGAACATTTTTCGCGATTGCACGCACACGTTCTTCATCTTTTGCCGCTTTCATAACATGGATTTTCTCTTGAATACGTGCCATTTCTTCACGGTCTAGTTTGTAGAATTTCATCAAGAACAAGGATAGACTCAAAACTACTACTGGAATCACTGTCAATAGGACAATCAATGCCATTCTCAAATCTATAGAGAAGGCTGTTTCAACGGTTGGGTATTCTTTGCCAAATCCAATAGCTGCTAATACAAAACCAACCACCATCGGAGCAAATGAAGAAGCAATCGAGTCCGTCAATGAGAAGATAGTCCCAATCATTCCTGACAAGTAACGACCAGATACTGAAGTTTCATAGTCTGTAATATCTGCACCCATGGTCAATACCAAACCAGATGGAGCACTAGATGCGTAGCGAGCAATGATATAAACTACAAAGAAACCGATTGTGTAGAGATTCCAATTTGTCAAATTCAACATTCCAGGTTCAGCAGAAAGAAGCATAACAGCAAGAATAATCAAACCTGTAATTCCCAGTTGAAGGGCCGTTACATATGCAAATCGCAAACCTTTCCGACGAGCCAATTGCGCTGCACCAACTGTTACAAGAATACCTGGCAAAATCAAAAGCATAGACATTTTTCCAGAAAGAGCATAGTCACCGAAGATAATACCATACAGCATAACCCCGATAACGGAATCACCAAACAGTTGGGCAACAAATTTTACAAAGGCTGCAGAAATTGAAAGAACCTGCAAAGGTTTGTTTCCTTTGATGACTTTCCAGTAATCCTTCAACTTCGTTTCTTGTGTCTTCTCACCAAGACCAAAGTATTTCTTATTGTCTTTCTCCCAAATACCGATAATAGCAAGAATACCCAGTACAGCTGAAATTATTACTACACCAAGGAATAACTCTTGAAAGAATCCCGGGGTAAACCCACCATGTTTTGGAACCAAGGTTCCTGACACGACCACTTGGCTACCTGTCATCAATACAGTTGTGGCTATACCATCAACAATGTTAAAGATTGGACGTTGCTTTGGATCATTAGTAAGCGCAACTTGTCCTGCTTTTGTAATCGTCTGTTGAAGTGAATATCCAATTTTATGGATAATCAAAACAAGGATGAATAGAGGAAGACGGAGACTCTCGCTAACTCCA
Encoded here:
- a CDS encoding glucuronide permease, encoding MEKHVEKRVEDVTYNKAKLWQIILFAMNNSSTNIYLVAFTFVTYLSTGVLGLAALFVSQLMGYIRIFDGFIDPSIGVIIDKTDTKFGKYRPILVLGNIITAASLFMMLGLSGVSESLRLPLFILVLIIHKIGYSLQQTITKAGQVALTNDPKQRPIFNIVDGIATTVLMTGSQVVVSGTLVPKHGGFTPGFFQELFLGVVIISAVLGILAIIGIWEKDNKKYFGLGEKTQETKLKDYWKVIKGNKPLQVLSISAAFVKFVAQLFGDSVIGVMLYGIIFGDYALSGKMSMLLILPGILVTVGAAQLARRKGLRFAYVTALQLGITGLIILAVMLLSAEPGMLNLTNWNLYTIGFFVVYIIARYASSAPSGLVLTMGADITDYETSVSGRYLSGMIGTIFSLTDSIASSFAPMVVGFVLAAIGFGKEYPTVETAFSIDLRMALIVLLTVIPVVVLSLSLFLMKFYKLDREEMARIQEKIHVMKAAKDEERVRAIAKNVPLSDMDYVDVTQYKVDQYDE
- a CDS encoding beta-glucuronidase → MLYPIQTKTRSVYSLNGIWKFKQGNNDVHTLLDTDEVMVVPSSFNDLVVDKDKRRFVGDNWYELMVALPVVADDEELIVRFGSVTHQAKVYADGHLIGEHKGGFTPFECLIPSNLYDAEQFRLTVCANNELNYTTLPVGNYSEEVDENGQIVKTVKENFDFFNYAGIQRTVHLYKRPKNRIEDIVIRTELNQDLTQAVVNVDVKTVGQYDSIRMSILDQEGQEVGLLDNGQMVIEHPRLWEVLDAYLYTAKVELFDGENLLDTYSEQFGIRSVAVENGQFFINGKPFYFKGFGKHEDTFINGRGFNEAANLMDLNLLKDIGANSFRTSHYPYSEEMMRLADRLGIVILDEVPAVGLFQLFNAALNLTGDSEEVKSTWEVMQTEEAHELVIDELIARDKNHPSVVMWVVANEPAGHEKGARAYFEPLIQRMRDRDPSKRPVTLVNIMMATPDKDEVMDLVDVVCLNRYYGWYVAHGDLKMAEKGLRKELETWQELYPNKPILITEYGADTLLGLHSMWDIPYTEEFQVDYYDMNHRVFDTIPNLVGEQVWNFADFETTVGIIRIQGNHKGLFSRNRQPKQIVREIKKRWTAIPNYHYKRK
- a CDS encoding sugar kinase; translated protein: MKKILAFGEVLLRLSPPQYQTLTQATSLDCQFGGSELNVLASLAQLGHSVELVTALPENEVGKMAEHFLFARQIGQKHLIRKKGRLGLYYYQKGFSLRPSQVTYDRDYSAFSLSKEEDYDLEGMFDGVDWFHVSGITVALNPDIYRLAFRLMEMAKEQGVKVSFDLNYRESLWSSFEEAREKLSPFVGLADICFGLEPIQLFNESGKDVKDELGLKRPYENKEVLLTVVKGLAETYSLQSLAFTQREMTYNNEYLLKAYLYQDGILYETEKESIQVLDRVGTGDAFTAGIILGYLQEKMPQEIVDLGMASFQFKHTIEGDVNIISQSDIDLLLKKGSREIKR
- a CDS encoding FadR family transcriptional regulator, giving the protein MAKPLVEKASERLLELILERGYEVGDKLPNEYELAQDLEVGRSTVREAVRSLATRNILEVRQGSGTYISSKKGVSEDPLGFSLVRDRVKLTTDLFEVRYLLEPRIAERVAQFASDEDIARLEDIVVAIEEAVAAGDSKHLELDVQFHCMLAEMSGNLAMTSLMPVINQSIHLINENYSNRQMKSDSLQAHRNILMAIKQRHPVAAYDSMLAHIISVRQVVLSEWFDKDMTLHGLNDHK